In Acaryochloris marina S15, a single genomic region encodes these proteins:
- the hemE gene encoding uroporphyrinogen decarboxylase — protein MAGSTQDVPRLLRAARGEVLDRPPVWMMRQAGRYMKAYRDLREKYPSFRERSEIPEVAIEISLQPWRSFQPDGVILFSDIVTPLPGIGIKMDVAEGKGPIIEDPIRTMEQVNHLHALEPDESLPFIRQILTALRQEVGNQSTVLGFVGAPWTLAAYAIEGKGSKHYSIIKGMAFDDPAILHAFLEKISDAIATYMCHQIDCGAQVVQMFDSWAGQLSPIDFETFALPYQQRVFRQVKETHPDTPLILLASGSAGLLERMAQAGADIISVDWTVDMADARKRLGPNLHVQGNMDPGVLFGSQDFIRDRILDTIRKAGKKGHIMNLGHGILPTTPEENAAFFFETVKQADQLLAVPA, from the coding sequence ATGGCTGGATCTACCCAAGATGTCCCACGTCTTTTGCGGGCTGCCCGTGGGGAAGTATTGGATCGTCCCCCCGTATGGATGATGCGACAGGCGGGTCGATATATGAAGGCCTACCGAGACCTGCGAGAAAAGTATCCTTCTTTTCGGGAACGCTCTGAGATTCCTGAGGTGGCGATCGAGATCTCCCTACAGCCTTGGCGCTCCTTTCAGCCGGATGGGGTAATTCTCTTTTCTGATATTGTTACGCCATTGCCTGGAATCGGCATCAAAATGGATGTTGCTGAAGGTAAGGGACCGATCATCGAAGATCCGATCCGGACCATGGAACAGGTGAATCATCTCCATGCTTTGGAACCGGATGAGTCATTACCGTTTATTCGCCAAATTTTAACTGCCCTGCGGCAAGAAGTGGGTAATCAATCGACGGTTCTAGGATTTGTGGGTGCGCCTTGGACTTTAGCGGCCTATGCGATAGAAGGTAAAGGCTCCAAGCATTACTCCATTATTAAGGGAATGGCTTTTGATGATCCGGCCATTCTTCATGCGTTTTTGGAGAAGATCTCGGATGCGATCGCAACTTATATGTGCCACCAAATTGATTGTGGTGCACAGGTTGTTCAAATGTTTGATTCTTGGGCCGGTCAGCTGAGTCCCATTGACTTTGAAACCTTTGCTCTTCCCTACCAACAGCGGGTTTTTCGTCAGGTGAAAGAAACTCACCCGGATACCCCCTTAATTCTCTTGGCTAGCGGTAGTGCTGGCTTGCTAGAGCGGATGGCTCAGGCTGGTGCAGATATCATCAGTGTGGATTGGACCGTAGATATGGCGGATGCCCGTAAGCGCTTAGGGCCAAACCTGCATGTGCAGGGGAATATGGATCCGGGCGTGCTATTTGGGTCTCAGGATTTCATTCGCGATCGCATTTTAGATACGATTCGCAAAGCTGGCAAAAAAGGCCACATCATGAACCTCGGTCATGGCATTCTACCAACTACACCAGAAGAAAATGCTGCCTTTTTCTTTGAAACGGTTAAGCAAGCTGATCAGTTGTTAGCTGTTCCTGCTTAG
- a CDS encoding MBL fold metallo-hydrolase — translation MSDIENLRIHFYGVQGSGSIYPSFQERRAYQALTDQDLLKQVFEDLQKRAGPDGRLNTTVEELLGGPLNKATLAAYRNRLEFSQARIYGGWTTCIRIETADKYDIVLDCGTGFRICAKDIMQKWETEEKEQSLLSTDHPSGINRHLYIFGSHSHFDHTEGFDQAAVCFDPRNHIHVYANRQYLQALDQILGIFSHQVDYRLKGVQTPLSYELMPAQFHSWEIRDFQVDPPADTPDKFVDQYQDLGHPIHLGETILQPFEVFHPSPCLAYRVERGGKVFIFCTDHELRRGQESDHPLQIASLEAEERLCQHSMDADILYRDGQFLRVEYDGDLGVGSPHGVSRLDWGHSCIEDVLDMATRCRVKQTYIGHHDPNRDWSERNWLDETLQRKSKQTGLNFELARAETIIDL, via the coding sequence ATGAGCGATATTGAAAATCTGAGAATTCACTTTTATGGTGTGCAAGGAAGTGGCTCAATCTACCCTTCTTTTCAAGAACGAAGGGCTTATCAAGCCCTGACGGATCAAGATTTACTCAAGCAGGTATTTGAAGATCTACAAAAACGGGCTGGGCCAGATGGTCGTTTAAATACGACCGTAGAAGAACTACTGGGTGGCCCCCTCAATAAAGCAACTCTTGCAGCCTATCGAAACCGTTTGGAATTTTCTCAAGCACGCATTTATGGAGGTTGGACGACCTGTATCCGGATAGAAACTGCAGATAAATACGATATCGTTTTGGACTGCGGCACTGGATTTCGGATTTGTGCCAAGGATATTATGCAGAAGTGGGAAACAGAGGAGAAAGAACAATCTTTGCTCTCCACAGACCATCCCTCAGGAATTAACCGTCACCTCTATATATTTGGAAGCCACTCTCACTTTGACCATACTGAAGGATTTGACCAGGCCGCCGTTTGCTTTGACCCTCGTAACCATATTCATGTATATGCCAATCGCCAATATCTCCAAGCGCTCGATCAAATATTAGGCATCTTTTCTCACCAGGTGGATTATCGGCTCAAAGGGGTACAAACGCCCCTAAGTTATGAATTGATGCCTGCGCAGTTTCATTCTTGGGAGATTCGAGATTTTCAGGTTGATCCACCTGCGGATACCCCAGACAAATTCGTCGACCAATATCAAGACCTAGGTCATCCCATTCATCTGGGTGAGACGATTCTACAGCCCTTCGAAGTGTTTCACCCCAGCCCTTGCTTAGCCTATCGAGTTGAACGGGGCGGCAAAGTCTTTATTTTTTGTACTGATCATGAGCTCCGCCGAGGTCAAGAGTCCGATCATCCATTACAAATCGCTAGCTTAGAGGCTGAAGAACGATTATGCCAACACAGCATGGATGCTGATATTTTGTATCGGGATGGTCAATTTTTAAGAGTTGAGTATGACGGAGACCTAGGTGTTGGCTCTCCCCATGGTGTTTCACGATTAGATTGGGGGCATAGCTGCATTGAAGATGTATTGGATATGGCCACACGATGTCGGGTCAAACAGACCTATATTGGCCATCATGATCCAAACCGTGACTGGTCGGAGCGCAATTGGCTCGATGAAACATTACAACGAAAAAGTAAACAGACAGGGCTAAATTTTGAGCTGGCTAGGGCAGAAACCATCATTGATCTCTAG
- a CDS encoding Rab family GTPase has translation MIKHKVVMLGMWGVGKTSLVQRFVNSIYDDRYHSTLGVKVDKKVILLGEEQVTLLLWDIAGAEDQFSVPLHYLHGASGYLIVIDGTRKASLECALELVKMVEENLGQVPYVPIINKSDLTWEVSRDEVVYHLGQGRRVFESSAKTGDQVEDAFLELARAL, from the coding sequence ATGATTAAGCATAAAGTCGTAATGTTGGGAATGTGGGGCGTTGGTAAGACTAGCTTGGTCCAACGTTTTGTCAATAGTATTTATGATGATAGATACCACTCAACCCTTGGAGTTAAGGTAGATAAAAAAGTAATCTTACTGGGCGAAGAACAAGTCACACTTTTGCTATGGGATATTGCAGGAGCAGAAGATCAGTTTTCTGTCCCTCTTCATTATTTACATGGAGCATCAGGATATTTAATTGTGATCGATGGGACACGAAAAGCTTCCCTCGAATGTGCTCTGGAACTTGTAAAAATGGTTGAAGAAAATTTAGGCCAGGTTCCCTATGTACCCATCATCAATAAGTCTGACTTAACTTGGGAGGTTAGCCGAGATGAGGTGGTTTATCACTTGGGTCAAGGAAGACGTGTGTTTGAAAGTAGTGCTAAAACTGGAGACCAAGTTGAAGATGCCTTTCTAGAATTGGCGCGAGCATTGTAA
- a CDS encoding DUF3298 and DUF4163 domain-containing protein, whose protein sequence is MNKPSKAWVSGILGLVTVLNASHGVANPVLPQQGDAIPFTVNERVETDGRCAQLPKTPCTQIKVSYPRFEAKSSSVAIDAINRNIKQFLLRSASPENAPKSIEVAMAKFLRDYEKASREYPHQGVWADEKTVEILQNRPKLLSLQYSHYWYTGGAHPNSSRTYWNYDPSTGKQIQLSDLLVEGYAPKLNRIAEKHFRKVRELDANTSLSQVGFWFENGQFKVNTNFALGSKGLIFFFNTYEISPYVMGPTEILIPYEELKGLLKDEASFLQDA, encoded by the coding sequence ATGAATAAGCCGAGCAAGGCTTGGGTCAGTGGGATCTTAGGGCTAGTAACTGTTCTCAATGCCAGTCACGGGGTTGCCAATCCTGTTTTGCCCCAACAAGGCGATGCAATTCCCTTTACGGTCAATGAACGGGTCGAAACAGATGGCCGCTGTGCCCAATTACCCAAAACACCCTGTACCCAGATCAAGGTAAGCTATCCCCGGTTTGAAGCTAAATCTTCATCGGTTGCCATAGATGCGATTAATAGGAATATTAAACAGTTCTTGCTGCGGTCAGCCTCACCAGAAAATGCCCCAAAAAGCATTGAGGTAGCAATGGCTAAGTTCCTTCGGGACTACGAAAAGGCAAGTCGGGAGTATCCTCACCAGGGAGTTTGGGCAGACGAGAAGACGGTAGAAATACTACAAAATCGGCCCAAGTTATTGAGTCTTCAGTATTCTCATTACTGGTATACCGGTGGAGCCCATCCCAATTCTAGTCGGACCTATTGGAACTATGATCCGAGCACAGGAAAGCAAATTCAGCTGTCAGATTTATTGGTGGAAGGATATGCTCCAAAGCTGAATAGGATCGCAGAAAAGCATTTTCGAAAAGTCAGGGAACTAGATGCCAACACAAGTTTGAGTCAAGTTGGATTTTGGTTTGAAAACGGCCAGTTTAAGGTGAATACCAATTTTGCCCTGGGGAGCAAGGGCTTGATCTTCTTTTTTAACACTTATGAAATTAGCCCCTATGTGATGGGTCCAACTGAGATTCTCATTCCCTATGAAGAACTGAAAGGTCTGCTCAAAGATGAGGCCTCTTTCCTTCAAGACGCATGA
- a CDS encoding RimK family alpha-L-glutamate ligase has protein sequence MKLLCICDPSLYTSPLQDVPTTYQYFAQHDQIELFHAPAEWVNDPHQVQAAVVPQFLTYDQFLQLDTLPRARYALSEFDLVFCRRLKPFPPGYLDILGQWSQQVRFVNDPVSKQEQMQPDFLAKIAGPYIPDTLITSGFEEAYRFLEQHQTIVAKRSNSCGGRGVFKIWREAGQFWVDNSLTGTRDFSTFERVMGYLMGNVPEPLQLVRYLENVTAGDKRVVVVNGEIYGAYLRQSRTGYWVNNVSVDGDCALAEVTPEEQEAIAGTVGAYCDRNLHTLGYDFLLDNDGIWKISEINAGNIGGFARLQTLTGKPICDRLTNWMLDYARNLKPSERA, from the coding sequence ATGAAACTTCTTTGTATCTGCGATCCATCCCTCTATACATCCCCCTTGCAGGATGTACCGACGACATACCAATATTTTGCCCAGCATGATCAGATTGAACTGTTTCATGCCCCTGCAGAATGGGTGAATGATCCGCATCAAGTTCAGGCAGCGGTGGTGCCTCAGTTCCTCACTTATGATCAGTTTTTACAGTTAGATACATTGCCTCGCGCTCGCTATGCACTATCTGAATTTGATTTAGTATTCTGCCGTCGACTAAAGCCATTCCCTCCTGGTTATCTCGATATTTTGGGTCAGTGGTCCCAGCAAGTGCGGTTTGTGAATGACCCGGTGAGTAAGCAGGAGCAAATGCAGCCTGACTTTCTAGCTAAAATTGCTGGGCCATATATTCCTGATACCTTGATTACAAGCGGGTTCGAGGAGGCTTACCGTTTCCTGGAACAGCATCAAACAATTGTGGCGAAACGGTCCAATAGCTGTGGGGGGAGAGGTGTTTTCAAAATTTGGCGAGAAGCGGGCCAATTTTGGGTGGATAATTCCTTGACAGGAACTCGCGATTTTTCCACCTTTGAACGAGTGATGGGATATTTAATGGGTAACGTCCCTGAGCCTCTACAGCTCGTGCGGTATTTAGAGAATGTCACGGCGGGTGATAAGCGGGTGGTGGTTGTAAATGGTGAAATTTATGGGGCCTATTTACGGCAATCGCGGACGGGCTACTGGGTCAATAACGTCAGCGTGGATGGCGACTGTGCCCTAGCTGAGGTTACGCCCGAAGAACAAGAAGCGATTGCCGGAACCGTGGGAGCATATTGCGATCGCAACCTTCATACCCTGGGATACGACTTTTTGCTAGACAATGACGGCATCTGGAAAATCAGCGAAATCAATGCTGGCAACATTGGTGGCTTTGCTCGCTTGCAAACTTTAACGGGAAAACCCATCTGCGATCGCTTAACGAACTGGATGCTGGACTATGCCCGCAACCTCAAGCCCTCGGAACGAGCTTAA
- a CDS encoding DMT family transporter, whose protein sequence is MFNPKFLLVLSRALRSLGTPLIAFLLLNAPDLAGDVMHPISFCNVLFLGNLCAALVVLSRFGWKSIWQDWQRLHHRVRLGLVINGCLAVVLSALIFLALMDTSVTNTVLLGRLGPVIYALAGALFFRQKITKAEWMGFSLIGSGVIALALQQNQFQFSHGDLLIIASSFIYALSALVSKILLSNSSSLRVVVFTRNAFAAVVFFAIAIKLFGPHHFIDIFSGQLWLIMLIYSLFVIVISQFAWFAALKQLDSQTVARWTILSPVFGIGYAFVLNGERPSQAQGIAFLIIMAGVLISNVRKKQPKGLPEGGENSLSAA, encoded by the coding sequence ATGTTCAATCCCAAATTCTTGTTGGTGTTGTCTCGGGCGTTGCGATCCCTGGGGACACCCTTGATTGCATTCCTACTCCTTAATGCCCCCGATTTAGCTGGGGATGTTATGCATCCCATTTCCTTCTGTAACGTGCTGTTTTTAGGCAATCTTTGTGCTGCACTGGTGGTGCTCTCTCGATTTGGTTGGAAATCAATTTGGCAAGATTGGCAGCGACTGCACCATCGGGTTCGCCTGGGGCTAGTGATTAATGGCTGTTTGGCAGTGGTCTTGTCTGCGTTGATTTTTCTGGCATTGATGGATACGAGTGTTACCAACACGGTGCTATTGGGCCGACTTGGACCCGTGATTTATGCCTTGGCAGGAGCACTTTTTTTTCGACAAAAGATTACCAAGGCAGAATGGATGGGATTTTCCCTGATTGGGAGTGGTGTTATTGCTCTAGCGCTTCAACAAAACCAGTTTCAGTTCTCCCATGGCGATCTACTGATCATTGCTTCTTCATTTATTTATGCCCTCTCTGCTTTAGTCAGCAAGATATTGTTGTCTAATTCTTCAAGTCTGCGAGTAGTGGTTTTTACCCGGAATGCATTTGCGGCGGTAGTATTCTTTGCGATCGCAATCAAGTTATTTGGCCCCCATCACTTCATCGACATCTTTTCGGGGCAGCTATGGCTGATCATGTTGATTTATTCCCTGTTCGTCATTGTGATTTCTCAATTTGCCTGGTTTGCCGCTCTCAAACAGCTTGATTCTCAAACGGTAGCCCGGTGGACCATTCTCTCCCCCGTTTTTGGCATAGGCTATGCCTTTGTCCTCAATGGAGAACGTCCTTCCCAAGCCCAAGGCATCGCCTTCTTGATCATCATGGCAGGGGTTCTAATTTCTAATGTCAGAAAAAAACAGCCCAAAGGACTCCCCGAAGGTGGAGAAAACAGTTTATCTGCAGCCTAA
- a CDS encoding cysteine dioxygenase family protein → MPKSLESLIQLIREQSHITPQIACQCMQDANIQAEDLMLWADFDHPLADSYGRHLVYDGGHFEIMVMSWAPGDFSAFHDHGSAQWGAVQSFGQAEHSVYHFENNLLTTQAIMPFNAGTVIPVDHDLIHQMGNPSQQPLLSLHVYGTEFPQAAITGSARIFDLFAGNIQFTDGGVFFCLPEELITRKIEGLKGDHQTTLRHHQQMLARIQRMEEPLSAQLQQVAQELRTQIHGLLG, encoded by the coding sequence ATGCCTAAAAGCCTGGAGTCTTTGATCCAGCTGATTCGCGAACAATCTCATATAACGCCTCAAATTGCCTGTCAATGTATGCAGGATGCCAATATCCAAGCTGAAGATCTGATGTTATGGGCAGATTTTGACCACCCCTTAGCAGATAGCTATGGTCGGCATTTAGTTTATGACGGGGGGCATTTTGAAATCATGGTGATGTCCTGGGCACCTGGTGACTTCAGTGCCTTCCATGATCACGGTTCAGCACAATGGGGAGCGGTCCAATCTTTTGGTCAAGCCGAACATAGCGTATATCACTTTGAAAATAATCTTCTGACCACTCAAGCCATCATGCCGTTTAACGCTGGAACAGTTATTCCAGTGGATCATGATTTGATTCATCAAATGGGCAACCCTAGCCAGCAGCCTTTGCTTAGTTTGCATGTGTATGGCACTGAGTTTCCCCAAGCAGCTATTACAGGTAGTGCCAGAATTTTTGATTTATTTGCAGGCAATATTCAATTCACCGATGGAGGTGTCTTTTTCTGCCTACCAGAGGAACTTATTACCCGTAAAATTGAGGGTCTGAAAGGCGATCACCAAACGACCTTGCGCCACCACCAACAGATGCTGGCCCGGATACAGCGTATGGAGGAGCCTCTTTCTGCTCAACTTCAGCAAGTGGCCCAAGAACTCCGCACCCAGATTCATGGCTTACTGGGCTAG
- a CDS encoding DUF2949 domain-containing protein, whose amino-acid sequence MSSSLQQKFINFLQNDLAISNAELNVALRRQDPTRGQLHMVLWQHGLISINQLNSAFEWLEQEASNPLEVQVA is encoded by the coding sequence ATGTCATCTTCACTTCAGCAAAAATTTATTAATTTCCTCCAAAATGATCTAGCAATTTCGAATGCAGAACTCAATGTTGCTCTTCGCCGTCAAGATCCCACAAGAGGACAACTTCATATGGTGCTTTGGCAACATGGGTTGATCAGCATCAATCAACTCAACTCCGCTTTCGAATGGCTGGAACAAGAAGCATCTAACCCTTTAGAAGTGCAAGTTGCCTAA
- a CDS encoding CPXCG motif-containing cysteine-rich protein — METTSDYQCAFCGEFNTTFIDISAGFRQSYVEDCQVCCRPNLLSVTVNRESLDIQIATEYNG, encoded by the coding sequence ATGGAAACGACATCAGACTACCAATGTGCCTTTTGTGGAGAATTTAACACCACGTTCATCGATATCAGTGCAGGATTTAGACAGTCTTACGTAGAGGACTGCCAGGTCTGTTGTCGTCCCAACTTACTGTCAGTGACTGTAAACCGAGAAAGCTTAGACATTCAAATCGCTACAGAATATAACGGGTAA
- a CDS encoding WecB/TagA/CpsF family glycosyltransferase: protein MQSKTSVLEQNPIVKEPPRLDIIGSKVTAAPFDALTDVILDWARQRLSKYICVANTHMLVEAHQRPSFGEIVQQADVVTPDGMPLVWMLRLMGAKNQDRVAGLDLLQTLCHKAEKEKVSVYFLGSMDLILQKMRSRLQSEYPDLVIADMEPLPFRPLTLEEDKSLIQRVNGSGAGLVMIALGCPKQECWMAAHKDQINAVMIGLGGAFPVYAGIQHRAKGWVRHMGMEWFYRLIQEPKRLWKRYATSIPMFIYLAIKQICYRCVSFVFG, encoded by the coding sequence ATGCAATCAAAAACATCAGTTCTAGAACAAAATCCTATTGTGAAAGAACCTCCTCGCTTAGACATCATTGGCTCCAAGGTAACGGCAGCCCCATTTGATGCCCTAACGGATGTGATTTTAGATTGGGCAAGGCAACGGCTGAGTAAATATATTTGTGTGGCAAACACACATATGCTGGTAGAAGCTCACCAAAGGCCCAGTTTCGGAGAAATCGTTCAACAAGCTGATGTTGTTACACCCGATGGCATGCCCTTAGTTTGGATGCTGAGACTGATGGGAGCTAAGAACCAAGATAGAGTGGCTGGACTAGATCTTTTGCAAACCCTTTGCCACAAAGCAGAGAAGGAAAAGGTTAGTGTCTACTTTTTAGGATCGATGGATCTCATTCTCCAAAAAATGAGAAGCCGTTTACAGTCGGAATATCCTGATTTAGTCATCGCCGATATGGAACCTTTACCGTTTAGACCCCTAACCCTAGAAGAGGATAAATCATTAATTCAGCGGGTCAATGGGAGTGGAGCTGGCTTAGTGATGATTGCCCTTGGATGCCCCAAACAGGAATGTTGGATGGCAGCTCATAAAGACCAAATTAACGCAGTCATGATTGGTCTAGGTGGCGCTTTCCCAGTATATGCAGGCATTCAGCACCGAGCAAAAGGCTGGGTAAGACATATGGGGATGGAGTGGTTTTATCGCTTAATCCAAGAACCTAAAAGATTATGGAAACGCTATGCCACATCAATCCCCATGTTCATTTACTTAGCTATCAAACAAATCTGCTATCGCTGTGTCAGTTTCGTATTTGGGTGA
- a CDS encoding IS5 family transposase, translated as MTRLAYDTDLTDAQWEILKPYIPDAKPGGRPRSIDMREVLNGIFYLVANGIKWRAMPHDFPKWQSTYTYFRAWEDDGTWEKLNTALRTQIRLQSGRNALPSAGSVDSQSVKTASGGQDIGFDGGKKVKGRKRTILVDTMGLVLGVCVHSAKRSDHDGMTLLATFYAAFWSCLQVIWVDSTFAGKDFMAWVGQQFGWTLEHLKRTSDEPGFTVIPKRWVVERTYAWFGHYRRLSKDYEFLPTTSEMMIFAAMVHLMVRRLEPQT; from the coding sequence ATGACACGACTAGCATACGACACTGACTTAACCGATGCCCAGTGGGAAATATTAAAACCCTATATTCCTGATGCCAAACCGGGTGGACGCCCGCGCAGTATTGATATGCGAGAGGTTTTGAATGGGATTTTTTACTTGGTTGCCAACGGGATTAAGTGGCGTGCAATGCCCCATGATTTCCCGAAATGGCAAAGCACATACACCTATTTTCGGGCTTGGGAGGACGACGGAACCTGGGAGAAGCTCAATACTGCATTGCGCACACAGATTCGCCTTCAATCAGGTCGTAATGCACTCCCCAGTGCAGGGAGTGTCGATAGCCAATCGGTCAAGACTGCCAGTGGCGGACAAGACATCGGGTTTGATGGGGGAAAGAAAGTCAAAGGACGCAAACGCACCATTTTGGTCGATACGATGGGGTTAGTGCTGGGGGTCTGTGTCCATAGTGCGAAACGTTCTGACCATGACGGAATGACCTTACTGGCAACGTTCTACGCCGCTTTTTGGAGTTGTCTCCAAGTGATTTGGGTGGATAGTACCTTTGCAGGTAAAGACTTTATGGCCTGGGTTGGCCAGCAGTTTGGTTGGACACTAGAGCACCTCAAACGCACCAGCGATGAACCAGGTTTTACAGTCATTCCGAAGCGCTGGGTTGTCGAACGCACCTATGCCTGGTTCGGTCATTATCGACGCTTGAGTAAGGATTATGAATTTTTGCCAACCACTAGCGAAATGATGATCTTTGCCGCTATGGTTCATTTGATGGTTCGTCGATTAGAGCCTCAAACTTAA
- a CDS encoding acylphosphatase, with amino-acid sequence MISGKVQGVGYRYSTRDKARSLGLVGWVRNLADGRVEAMTEGERRQVDIMMEWFKQGPPAAEVDGVEIDELPVGEFGEFEIL; translated from the coding sequence GTGATTTCAGGCAAAGTCCAAGGGGTAGGCTATCGTTACAGTACAAGAGATAAAGCTCGATCCCTTGGACTTGTTGGGTGGGTACGAAACTTGGCTGATGGGCGTGTTGAAGCCATGACAGAAGGAGAACGCAGGCAAGTGGACATTATGATGGAGTGGTTTAAACAGGGACCTCCTGCAGCAGAGGTTGACGGGGTTGAAATTGATGAACTCCCTGTAGGCGAATTTGGAGAGTTTGAAATCCTGTGA
- a CDS encoding response regulator transcription factor, with protein MAHILIAEDEPRIASFIEKGLKSHGYTTNTVGDAHAALSLALSDDFDLLLLDLGLPGKDGLEILADLRGQGSVLPVIILTARDDIQDKVSGLEGGADDYMTKPFRFEELLARVRVRLRTVTSGTTTEPMVMTAYNVVLDLRTRKAKVDDQWIELPAREFILAETFFRHPGQVLSRQQLLDRVWGYDYDPGSNIVDVYVGYLRKKLGNSLIETVRGVGYRLKT; from the coding sequence ATGGCCCACATTCTGATTGCAGAGGATGAACCTCGAATTGCATCCTTCATTGAAAAAGGTCTCAAAAGCCATGGATACACCACCAATACGGTGGGAGATGCCCATGCAGCCTTATCTTTGGCTTTGAGTGATGATTTTGATCTACTGCTACTAGATTTAGGATTGCCTGGTAAAGATGGACTTGAGATCCTAGCTGATTTACGCGGCCAGGGGTCTGTACTCCCTGTCATCATTTTGACCGCCAGAGATGATATTCAAGATAAAGTGTCTGGTCTTGAAGGTGGAGCGGATGATTACATGACCAAGCCATTTCGGTTTGAAGAACTATTGGCAAGGGTCAGAGTCCGGTTGAGAACGGTAACGAGTGGAACCACTACAGAGCCTATGGTGATGACGGCTTATAATGTGGTGCTGGATCTACGAACTCGCAAAGCCAAAGTAGATGATCAGTGGATTGAGCTACCTGCCAGAGAATTTATTCTTGCAGAAACGTTTTTCCGACATCCGGGTCAGGTGCTCAGTCGCCAGCAACTTCTGGATCGGGTATGGGGATACGACTACGATCCAGGATCAAATATTGTTGATGTCTATGTTGGCTATTTGCGTAAAAAGCTAGGCAACTCGCTCATTGAGACCGTGCGCGGGGTTGGGTATCGGTTAAAGACATAG
- a CDS encoding response regulator transcription factor, whose protein sequence is MKRVLLVEDEERIARFVEKGLLKHGYQSIVATDGQQALAQANLATFDIVLLDLGLPIISGWTVLQTLRRQGFIAPIIVITAFVDQDELALASGANDFISKPFQFSELLEIIQRNLAES, encoded by the coding sequence ATGAAGCGGGTTCTCCTAGTTGAAGATGAAGAGCGCATAGCCCGTTTTGTAGAAAAGGGGCTGCTGAAGCATGGCTATCAATCGATAGTTGCCACTGATGGTCAGCAGGCGTTAGCACAAGCCAATCTGGCAACATTTGATATTGTTTTATTGGATTTGGGGCTGCCCATCATTAGTGGTTGGACTGTGCTCCAAACTTTACGTCGCCAGGGGTTCATTGCGCCGATTATTGTGATTACCGCCTTTGTTGACCAAGATGAGTTGGCGTTGGCCTCTGGAGCGAATGACTTTATCAGTAAGCCGTTTCAATTTTCTGAATTATTAGAGATCATCCAGCGAAATCTAGCTGAGTCATAA
- a CDS encoding DUF4347 domain-containing protein: MTLSHDLLANPIEDAEVHNLNGQEDGIAQILSLLKQYQNLSKLILFCKGASNRIDLGTTFLNEANLWIYADTIREWRNFFTHDAEILIHGCDLATTQTGQALVSWLAFLTRACVRVV; encoded by the coding sequence GTGACTCTATCCCATGATTTACTGGCTAACCCGATTGAAGATGCAGAAGTTCATAATCTCAATGGGCAAGAAGATGGCATTGCACAAATACTATCTCTGCTCAAGCAGTATCAAAATCTTTCAAAGCTCATATTATTTTGCAAGGGAGCGTCCAATCGAATCGATCTGGGTACGACCTTTTTGAATGAGGCAAATCTTTGGATTTATGCTGACACGATTAGAGAATGGCGTAATTTTTTTACGCATGATGCAGAGATTCTAATTCATGGATGTGACCTGGCTACGACTCAAACGGGGCAAGCATTGGTCTCTTGGCTAGCATTTCTGACAAGAGCCTGTGTAAGAGTCGTATGA
- a CDS encoding carbohydrate porin: MTLTKRDAFQSEWSETIVKPPKLRLGKLTRKNLQVVKIYSEIAQWGLIMGRPPHVITESQSAWHLEAFYQIQLNEQIILTPGIVLITHPEAAPNWSPIVAGTLRTLFRF; this comes from the coding sequence TTGACTTTGACAAAAAGAGATGCCTTCCAATCTGAGTGGAGTGAAACCATTGTAAAACCTCCAAAACTCAGGCTTGGCAAGTTAACCCGGAAAAATTTACAGGTGGTCAAAATTTATTCCGAGATCGCACAGTGGGGACTGATCATGGGGCGTCCCCCTCATGTTATTACGGAATCCCAATCCGCCTGGCATCTGGAAGCGTTTTACCAGATTCAGTTAAATGAACAAATTATCCTGACCCCCGGTATCGTTTTGATCACCCATCCAGAAGCAGCACCGAATTGGTCCCCCATTGTGGCGGGTACTCTACGCACCCTTTTTCGTTTCTAA